Genomic segment of Kibdelosporangium phytohabitans:
TGTTCGTCCAGCAGTAGAACCACCCTCGTGAGTGTTTTGGCCGGTTCTAACCGGCCAAAACACTCACGAGGTCAATGTGCGGACGTTTCTGGTTTCGGCCGCTCGCGCGGCGAGGTCCGCGTCGGCCGGGTAGTCCACTTTGGTCAGGATCAGGCCGTGCGCCGGTGCCACCGTGACCTCGCTGGAGCGGGCCTCGGCGGTGAGCAGCTTCGCCGGCCAGTCGAGCGGGCGTTTTCCTTCTCCGACAGCCAGCAGCGCACCGACCAGGCTGCGGACCATGGAGTGGCAGAAGGCGTCCGCGGACACCTCGGCGATCAGCACCTCGCCGTCCCCGCGCCAGTCGAGGCGCTGCAACTCGCGGATCGTCGTGGCACCTTCGCGGCGCTTGCAGAAGGCCACGAAGTCGTGTGTTCCCAGCAAGGTCCGAGCGGCCGCGTCGATCAGGCCGATGTCCAGCGGCCGTGGCCACGCCACGATGTGGTTGCGCTGCAAGGGAGCCACCACGGCGTCCGACACGCGGTAGGTGTAATGCCTGCGCAGCGCGGCGAAACGGGCGTCGAAATCCGCGGACACCGTCGACACGCCCAGGATCCTGACGTCACCGGGCAGTGCGCGGTTGAGGCGGTACGCCTCCGGCACGACCGGAAGGTCCACATGGGCCACCTGTCCGGTCGCGTGCACGCCCGCGTCCGTCCGCCCGGCCACAGTCAAACGGACCTCGGGCAGCCGCAGAATCCGCGCGAGCGTGTCCTCGAGGACCCCGCAGACGGTCCGGCGCTCGGGCTGACGAGCCCAGCCGGAGAAGTCCGTTCCGTCGTAGGCGATGTCCAGGCGTATGCGCAGGAGCCCGCCGTCCCCAGCGGGGGCGACGGGCTCCTGGTCGAGCTGATCCGTCAGGACTCGTCCTTCTTCTCTGACTTCTCCTCGGCCGGGGTCTCCTCGGCCTTGGCCTCGGCGCCCTCGGCGGGCTCGTCAGCGGCGTCCTTGGTCGCGGACTCGGGCGCCTCGGCGTCCTGGTCCTCCACCTTGGTCTCCGCCTTGGGCTCGTCGGCCTTCTTGGCGAACTTGGTGCCGCGGGCCTTCTCCGCCTCGCTGGTCACGGTCTTCTCGTTGACCAGCTCGATGATCGCCATCTTGGCGTTGTCGCCCTTGCGCGGCAGCGTCTTGACGATGCGGGTGTAGCCGCCGTCGCGGTCGCTGAAGAACGGGCCGATCTCGGCCAGCAGGCGGTGCACGACATCCTTGTTGCGGATCACCTTGGTGATCTCACGACGGTGGTGCAGTGCGGCCGGGCTGACCTTGAAGCCGGACTCGCTGTACTTGTCCTTGCGCTCGGCCTCGGGAGTCGCCTTGACGTACTCCTCGTTGGCCTGGTGCGCGTACTTCGCCTTGGTGATCAGGCGCTCGGCCAACGGACGCAACCGCTTGGCCTTGGCCTCCGTGGTGGTGATCCGGCCGTGCGTGAACAGCGAGGTGGCCAGGTTGGCCAGCAACATCCGTTCGTGCGCCGGAGACCCGCCGAGGCGGCGCCCCTTCGTGGGGGTTGGCATTTCCTAGCTCCTAGATATGTCCGCTCTTGAGCGTCCACAAGGGACTCAGAGCTGCTCCGTCTCGGCGTAGTCCTGGCCGTCGTCGTGGCTGGTGTCGACGCTGGTGTCCGCGGTCGCCCAAGCGCTCTCGGCGGGGTAGTCCGACGCCGCGGCGGTCGGGTCGAACCCGGGAGGGCTGTCCTTGAGCGCGAGGCCGAGGCTGACGAGCTTCATCTTGACCTCGTCGATCGACTTCGCACCGAAGTTGCGGATGTCCAGCAGGTCCGCCTCGCTGCGCGAAACCAGTTCACCCACGGTGTGGATGCCCTCGCGCTTGAGGCAGTTGTACGACCGGACCGTCAGGTCGAGGTCCTCGATCGGCATCGCGTAGGCGGCGATGGTGTCCGCCTCCGCGGGCGACGGGCCGATCTCGATGCCCTCGGCATCGACGTTCAGCTCACGCGCCAGGCCGAACAGCTCGACCAGGGTCTTGCCAGCCGACGCCACCGCGTCGCGGGGGGTGATCGACGGCTTCGACTCCACGTCCAGGATCAGCTTGTCGAAGTCCGTGCGCTGCTCGACACGCGTCGCCTCGACCTTGTAGGTCACCTTCAGCACCGGCGAGTAGATCGAGTCCACCGGGATCCGGCCGATCTCGGCACCGGCCTGCTTGTTCTGCACCGCGGGCACGTAACCGCGGCCCCGCTCGACGACCAGCTCGATCTCCAGCTTGCCCTTGCCGTTCAGCGTGGCGATGTGCAGATCGGGGTTGTGCACGGTGACACCGGCCGGCGGCACGATGTCCCCTGCGGTGACCTCACCGGGGCCCTGCTTGCGCAGGTACATGGTGACCGGCTCGTCCTCCTCGGACGAGACGACGAGCTCCTTGAGGTTCAGGATGATGTCGGTGACGTCTTCCTTCACCCCCGGGACGGTGGTGAACTCGTGCAGCACGCCGTCGATGCGGATGCTGGTGACCGCCGCCCCCGGGATCGAGGACAGCAGGGTGCGGCGCAGCGAGTTGCCGAGCGTGTAACCGAAACCAGGCTCCAGCGGCTCGATGACGAACCGGGACCTGGTCTCGCTGACGGGCTCTTCGGCGAGACTGGGACGCTGTGAGATAAGCACTTTCTTCGTTTCCTTCCCTGAGGCACCCGCTATTTGATGCCTGGAAATGGAGCCCCGGCGCTATCGGAACGCCGGGGCTGATCAAGTCTTACTTCGAGTAGAACTCGACGATCAGCTGTTCCTGGACGGGCACGTCGATCTGCGCCCGCTCCGGCCGCTGGTGCACCAGGATCCGCAGGTTCGACGGAACGACCTGCAGCCACGCCGGGATCGGACGGTCGCCCATGGTCGCCTTGGCGACCTCGAACGGCAGCGTCGGGATCGACTTCGGCTTCACGTCGATGATGTCGAACTTGGTGACCTGGTAGCTGGGCACGTTCACCTTCACGCCGTTGACGATGAAGTGACCGTGGCTGACCAGCTGGCGCGCCTGGCGGCGGGTGCGCGCGAGACCCGCGCGGTACACCACGTTGTCCAAACGCGACTCCAGCAGCTGGAGCAGGACCTCACCGGTCTTGCCCTGCTGGCGGACGGCCTCGTCGTAGTACTTGCGGAACTGACGCTCGAGCACGCCGTAGGTGAAGCGCGCCTTCTGCTTCTCCTGCAGCTGGAGCAGGTACTCGCTCTCCTTGACCCGGCCGCGGCCGTGCTGGCCGGGCGGGTAGGGGCGACGCTCGAACGCCTTGTCGCCACCGACGAGGTCAACCTTGAGCCGACGCGACTTACGCGTGGCAGGTCCCGTATAACGAGCCATTTGTTCTTACTCCTCCCCGTGCCTCAGACCCGGCGCCGCTTGGGCGGGCGGCAGCCGTTGTGGGGCTGCGGGGTCACGTCCTGGATCGTGCCGACCTCGAGGCCGGCTGCCTGCAGCGAACGGATCGCGGTCTCCCGACCGGAGCCCGGGCCCTTGACGAACACGTCGACCTTCTTCATGCCGTGCTCGGCAGCCTTGCGGGCGGCGTTCTCCGCGGCCATCTGGGCGGCGAACGGCGTCGACTTGCGCGAGCCCTTGAAGCCGACGTGACCGCTGGAGGCCCAGCTGATCACGTT
This window contains:
- the truA gene encoding tRNA pseudouridine(38-40) synthase TruA, translating into MRIRLDIAYDGTDFSGWARQPERRTVCGVLEDTLARILRLPEVRLTVAGRTDAGVHATGQVAHVDLPVVPEAYRLNRALPGDVRILGVSTVSADFDARFAALRRHYTYRVSDAVVAPLQRNHIVAWPRPLDIGLIDAAARTLLGTHDFVAFCKRREGATTIRELQRLDWRGDGEVLIAEVSADAFCHSMVRSLVGALLAVGEGKRPLDWPAKLLTAEARSSEVTVAPAHGLILTKVDYPADADLAARAAETRNVRTLTS
- the rplQ gene encoding 50S ribosomal protein L17, which translates into the protein MPTPTKGRRLGGSPAHERMLLANLATSLFTHGRITTTEAKAKRLRPLAERLITKAKYAHQANEEYVKATPEAERKDKYSESGFKVSPAALHHRREITKVIRNKDVVHRLLAEIGPFFSDRDGGYTRIVKTLPRKGDNAKMAIIELVNEKTVTSEAEKARGTKFAKKADEPKAETKVEDQDAEAPESATKDAADEPAEGAEAKAEETPAEEKSEKKDES
- a CDS encoding DNA-directed RNA polymerase subunit alpha, with amino-acid sequence MLISQRPSLAEEPVSETRSRFVIEPLEPGFGYTLGNSLRRTLLSSIPGAAVTSIRIDGVLHEFTTVPGVKEDVTDIILNLKELVVSSEEDEPVTMYLRKQGPGEVTAGDIVPPAGVTVHNPDLHIATLNGKGKLEIELVVERGRGYVPAVQNKQAGAEIGRIPVDSIYSPVLKVTYKVEATRVEQRTDFDKLILDVESKPSITPRDAVASAGKTLVELFGLARELNVDAEGIEIGPSPAEADTIAAYAMPIEDLDLTVRSYNCLKREGIHTVGELVSRSEADLLDIRNFGAKSIDEVKMKLVSLGLALKDSPPGFDPTAAASDYPAESAWATADTSVDTSHDDGQDYAETEQL
- the rpsD gene encoding 30S ribosomal protein S4, with amino-acid sequence MARYTGPATRKSRRLKVDLVGGDKAFERRPYPPGQHGRGRVKESEYLLQLQEKQKARFTYGVLERQFRKYYDEAVRQQGKTGEVLLQLLESRLDNVVYRAGLARTRRQARQLVSHGHFIVNGVKVNVPSYQVTKFDIIDVKPKSIPTLPFEVAKATMGDRPIPAWLQVVPSNLRILVHQRPERAQIDVPVQEQLIVEFYSK
- the rpsK gene encoding 30S ribosomal protein S11, which encodes MPPKSRTGAVKKVRRKEKKNISHGHAHIKSTFNNTIVSITDPQGNVISWASSGHVGFKGSRKSTPFAAQMAAENAARKAAEHGMKKVDVFVKGPGSGRETAIRSLQAAGLEVGTIQDVTPQPHNGCRPPKRRRV